One window from the genome of Pedobacter schmidteae encodes:
- a CDS encoding acyltransferase family protein: protein MKENKVRFTALDVFRGMTVCFMVIVISPGSGALPYWPLDHAPWHGFTPTDLVFPSFLFAVGNALSFSENKFNGEAGRAALYRVFKRFFMIFLLGYLMCWFPFFRLNAQNEIVAFPISETRIFGVLQRIAICYLLTALAVRYIQRKYLIYIGAGILLLYWGVLLLFGSGDPFSQEGNAITKLDIWLFGAKHLYFDHGVFDPEGLLSTLPAVVNTLAGYLAGKYLQEKGSSRLALRPLLIAGFLSVVIALCWNVVFPINKKIWSGSFSLLTIGIDLIWLSLLVWLTAGRGTENRSWVSFFTIFGKNPLFIYVLAELLLVVLRKIPVGAVNLYEQINNVVFQAILPGPVGSLLFALTNMLFCWSVGWILNKNKIYIKV, encoded by the coding sequence ATGAAAGAAAATAAAGTCCGGTTTACTGCATTGGACGTTTTTCGTGGAATGACTGTATGTTTTATGGTTATTGTGATCAGTCCGGGTTCTGGTGCTTTGCCTTACTGGCCACTGGACCATGCACCATGGCATGGATTTACACCTACCGATCTGGTTTTTCCATCCTTTCTGTTTGCTGTAGGTAATGCATTGAGTTTTTCGGAAAATAAATTTAACGGAGAGGCCGGACGGGCGGCATTGTACCGCGTCTTTAAAAGGTTCTTTATGATTTTTTTATTAGGATACCTGATGTGCTGGTTCCCATTTTTTCGATTGAATGCCCAAAATGAGATCGTAGCTTTTCCAATATCCGAAACGCGCATTTTTGGTGTGCTGCAGCGCATTGCCATTTGTTATCTGCTAACTGCACTTGCGGTGCGCTATATTCAGCGTAAATATTTGATTTACATTGGCGCCGGAATATTGCTTTTGTATTGGGGTGTTTTGCTGCTATTTGGCTCAGGTGATCCTTTTTCGCAGGAGGGCAATGCCATTACAAAGCTGGACATATGGCTTTTTGGAGCCAAACATCTTTATTTTGATCATGGTGTTTTTGATCCTGAGGGCTTGCTTAGTACTTTGCCCGCGGTAGTGAATACGCTTGCAGGCTATCTGGCCGGAAAATATCTTCAGGAAAAAGGAAGCTCCCGGCTTGCATTGCGCCCTTTATTGATTGCTGGGTTTTTGAGTGTTGTAATTGCGCTTTGCTGGAATGTGGTGTTCCCGATTAACAAAAAAATATGGTCCGGTTCGTTCTCTCTATTAACCATTGGCATTGATTTGATTTGGCTTTCTTTGCTGGTGTGGCTTACCGCTGGCAGGGGAACTGAAAACAGGTCCTGGGTCAGTTTTTTTACCATTTTTGGTAAAAATCCGCTGTTTATCTATGTGCTGGCAGAATTGCTGTTGGTGGTGTTGCGTAAAATACCGGTTGGTGCTGTTAATTTGTATGAGCAGATTAATAATGTTGTTTTTCAGGCTATTTTACCTGGGCCGGTCGGCTCATTGCTCTTTGCGCTTACAAATATGTTATTTTGCTGGAGTGTGGGCTGGATTTTAAACAAGAATAAGATTTACATTAAAGTTTAA